One window from the genome of Herpetosiphonaceae bacterium encodes:
- a CDS encoding ABC transporter ATP-binding protein — protein sequence MSSKTASSATAAQPRSSGAPSKDRSSPALLDVRDLSVEYVTGGGPVRAVDGVSFSIAPGEVFGLAGESGCGKSTIAHAIMRVLRPPALITGGHIFFNGDDVLEMGLDELEEFRWRDVSMVFQSAMNSLNPVMRVGDQIADVLIKHNALHQREARARAAELLDIVGIERRRLDSYPHELSGGMRQRAVIAIALALNPALMIMDEPTTALDVVVQKDIMQQIEQLKQAM from the coding sequence ATGTCCTCAAAGACCGCAAGCTCCGCAACAGCCGCGCAACCCCGGTCGTCCGGCGCGCCCAGTAAGGATCGGAGCAGCCCGGCGCTGCTGGATGTTCGCGATCTCTCCGTCGAGTATGTCACAGGTGGCGGGCCGGTGCGCGCCGTCGACGGCGTCTCGTTCTCGATCGCGCCCGGCGAGGTCTTTGGACTGGCGGGCGAGTCCGGCTGCGGCAAATCCACGATTGCCCATGCGATCATGCGCGTGCTGCGGCCACCGGCGCTGATCACGGGCGGCCATATCTTCTTCAACGGCGACGATGTGCTTGAGATGGGCCTCGACGAGCTGGAGGAGTTTCGCTGGCGCGATGTGTCGATGGTCTTCCAGAGCGCCATGAACTCGCTCAACCCGGTGATGCGGGTAGGCGATCAGATCGCGGACGTGCTGATCAAGCACAACGCGCTGCACCAGCGCGAGGCCAGAGCGCGGGCCGCCGAGCTGCTCGACATCGTCGGCATCGAGCGGCGGCGGCTGGACTCGTATCCGCACGAGCTGTCGGGCGGCATGCGCCAGCGCGCGGTGATCGCCATCGCCCTGGCGCTCAACCCGGCGCTGATGATCATGGACGAGCCGACCACGGCGCTCGACGTGGTGGTGCAGAAAGACATCATGCAGCAGATCGAGCAGCTCAAGCAGGCGATGG